The following are encoded in a window of Verrucomicrobiia bacterium genomic DNA:
- a CDS encoding EamA family transporter: MQTEPHPKSTGQRPATWKILAAFAAIYVIWGSTYLAIRYGVETFPPFLMAGSRFVVAGVLLYGFARMRGAGKPTVRQWRDAAVAGGLMLMIGNGGVTWAEQVIPSGVAALLVALVPVWMALVDWARPRGSRPDWQVITGLAIGFVGVALLARNNGHGAGAAYTWGVVALMASSICWAVGSVFNKHAQRPESPLLGIGMQMCAGGAMLLLVAALRNEYATFTWAALSAKSVGAWIYLTTAGSLIGFPAYIWLLQVTTPARVATYAYVNPFVAVLLGCTFGNEPFSRAMFLAGALIITAVALIVCSGSGFPPHCWKRLWRGRIAASQQP; encoded by the coding sequence ATGCAAACTGAACCGCACCCGAAAAGCACAGGACAGCGACCCGCAACGTGGAAAATCCTGGCGGCGTTCGCTGCCATCTATGTGATCTGGGGTTCAACTTACCTGGCGATCCGATATGGCGTGGAGACATTCCCGCCTTTCCTGATGGCAGGCTCGCGCTTCGTTGTCGCAGGCGTTTTGCTCTATGGCTTTGCCCGGATGCGCGGCGCAGGCAAGCCGACTGTGAGGCAATGGCGTGATGCGGCGGTGGCAGGCGGGCTCATGCTGATGATTGGCAATGGCGGAGTGACGTGGGCCGAGCAGGTCATTCCCTCTGGCGTCGCGGCGCTGCTGGTGGCGCTCGTGCCCGTCTGGATGGCCCTCGTGGACTGGGCGCGGCCGCGCGGCTCCCGTCCGGACTGGCAGGTGATCACAGGCCTTGCGATTGGATTTGTGGGAGTCGCATTGCTCGCACGAAACAATGGGCACGGCGCCGGCGCGGCATACACCTGGGGCGTTGTGGCCCTGATGGCCTCTTCGATCTGCTGGGCCGTTGGTTCCGTTTTCAACAAGCATGCGCAGCGACCTGAATCACCGCTTCTTGGGATTGGCATGCAGATGTGCGCAGGCGGCGCCATGCTTCTGCTTGTGGCTGCCTTGCGAAACGAATACGCCACCTTCACGTGGGCTGCACTCAGCGCAAAATCGGTCGGGGCATGGATTTATCTGACGACTGCCGGATCGTTGATCGGATTTCCAGCATACATCTGGCTCCTGCAAGTCACCACCCCCGCGCGCGTTGCAACGTATGCCTACGTGAATCCGTTCGTAGCCGTACTGTTGGGATGCACGTTCGGCAACGAACCATTCTCACGTGCCATGTTTCTGGCCGGGGCCTTGATCATTACTGCCGTTGCATTAATCGTCTGTTCCGGCTCCGGGTTTCCGCCCCATTGCTGGAAGCGGCTCTGGCGCGGCCGAATCGCGGCTTCGCAGCAACCATAG
- a CDS encoding zinc-binding dehydrogenase: MKAIQLVEQGIPGKFEIRDLPEPQPASDEVVVDVKACGLNHLDLWLESAGLPIQVPMPRTPGGEASGMVAAVGTRVRDWKVGDRVAVQSNVFCGECEFCKRGDESICIKGELLGVTRDGGFAEKLLAPARVLVKLPDNVSFETSAALTLAGSTAMHMLTNRTEVKAGDWILVMGGASGVGSAGIQIAKQLGARVITTGSTEEKRQRAQELGADFVLDTNSDWPREVRQITQKRGVDTVLEHVGGDVLLKCFECLARGGTIVTCGATAGRNVEFNLWPFFVKQHRLIGSYGRNRSDMQTTLEWASAGKLSAVIDEVYPLQKVPDAFARLRARKVRGKLVIKP; the protein is encoded by the coding sequence GTGAAAGCGATTCAACTGGTGGAGCAGGGAATTCCCGGAAAATTCGAGATTCGCGATTTGCCTGAACCACAACCCGCATCCGATGAGGTTGTCGTTGATGTTAAAGCGTGCGGCCTCAACCATCTTGACCTTTGGCTCGAGAGCGCGGGGTTGCCCATCCAGGTGCCGATGCCACGCACGCCGGGTGGTGAAGCCTCGGGAATGGTCGCCGCCGTCGGAACGAGAGTGCGCGATTGGAAGGTGGGCGATCGCGTCGCCGTTCAATCGAACGTGTTCTGCGGTGAGTGCGAATTTTGCAAACGTGGTGACGAATCGATTTGCATCAAAGGCGAATTGCTGGGTGTCACTCGCGACGGAGGATTTGCTGAGAAACTGCTCGCGCCCGCGCGCGTGCTGGTCAAGTTGCCCGACAACGTCAGTTTCGAAACTTCTGCCGCGCTCACGCTGGCAGGGAGCACTGCGATGCACATGCTCACCAACCGCACGGAGGTGAAGGCGGGAGATTGGATTTTGGTCATGGGCGGTGCGAGCGGCGTCGGGTCCGCTGGAATCCAGATCGCGAAACAACTCGGCGCAAGGGTGATCACCACCGGTTCAACGGAGGAGAAGCGGCAGCGGGCACAGGAACTCGGGGCGGACTTCGTCCTCGACACCAACTCTGACTGGCCCAGGGAAGTTCGGCAGATCACGCAGAAGCGGGGCGTCGATACTGTGCTCGAACACGTCGGTGGTGATGTCCTTCTGAAGTGCTTTGAATGCCTCGCTCGTGGTGGAACCATCGTGACCTGCGGCGCAACCGCGGGTCGCAACGTCGAGTTCAATCTCTGGCCTTTCTTCGTCAAGCAGCATCGACTCATTGGAAGCTACGGGCGCAATCGTTCCGACATGCAAACGACACTGGAATGGGCATCCGCAGGAAAGTTGAGCGCTGTCATTGATGAAGTTTACCCGCTGCAAAAAGTGCCCGACGCGTTTGCCCGGCTGCGCGCGCGCAAGGTGCGGGGCAAGCTGGTGATCAAGCCGTAG
- a CDS encoding aspartate-semialdehyde dehydrogenase, translated as MNKKPHVAVVGATGAVGVEMIKTLEKRNFPVGRLTLLASARSAGKKLPFRGEEITIEELTQDSFAGIDIALFSAGGSISKEFAPIAAKAGCVVVDNSSAFRQDDSVPLVVPEINADDVTKHKGIIANPNCTTAITLMALYPLHRAFGVKRIFASSYQAVSGTGAQAIEELRRQVGEVVGNQPVTKQVYPHQIAFNVLPHVDSFLPTGYTKEEMKMENEGRKIMHHPNFRASVTCVRVPVYRSHSIAVTAEFDKPVTVEAARDVLRQAPGLDLVDEPENKRYPMPLFTSEKYNCEAGRIRKDCALDNGLCFWVSGDQLLKGAALNAVQIAEELIKL; from the coding sequence ATGAATAAGAAACCGCATGTGGCAGTCGTCGGCGCCACGGGAGCCGTCGGCGTTGAAATGATCAAAACGTTGGAAAAGCGCAACTTTCCCGTCGGCAGGCTGACGCTTCTCGCGTCCGCTCGCTCTGCCGGGAAGAAGCTGCCGTTTCGCGGTGAGGAAATCACGATCGAGGAACTGACCCAGGATTCCTTCGCGGGAATCGATATCGCTCTGTTCAGCGCAGGCGGCAGCATCTCCAAGGAATTCGCACCTATTGCAGCGAAAGCCGGCTGTGTGGTCGTCGACAATTCCAGCGCCTTCCGCCAGGACGACAGCGTTCCCTTGGTTGTTCCCGAAATCAACGCTGACGATGTCACGAAACACAAGGGGATCATCGCCAATCCAAATTGCACGACGGCCATTACATTGATGGCGCTGTACCCGCTCCATCGTGCTTTCGGTGTGAAGCGCATTTTCGCGTCAAGCTACCAGGCGGTTTCGGGGACTGGAGCGCAGGCAATCGAAGAACTGCGGCGCCAGGTCGGTGAAGTGGTTGGAAATCAACCCGTCACCAAGCAGGTTTATCCGCATCAGATCGCGTTTAATGTGCTTCCCCATGTCGATTCCTTTCTTCCCACCGGTTATACGAAGGAGGAAATGAAGATGGAGAACGAAGGCCGGAAGATCATGCATCACCCGAATTTCCGCGCGAGCGTCACGTGCGTCCGTGTCCCGGTCTATCGCTCGCATTCAATCGCGGTCACCGCGGAATTCGACAAGCCTGTCACCGTTGAAGCTGCTCGCGACGTCCTGAGGCAGGCGCCAGGATTGGATCTGGTCGACGAGCCGGAAAACAAGCGGTATCCGATGCCGCTGTTCACTTCCGAGAAATACAATTGCGAAGCCGGACGCATTCGCAAGGATTGCGCACTCGATAACGGCCTCTGCTTCTGGGTTAGCGGCGATCAACTCCTGAAAGGTGCAGCGCTCAACGCAGTGCAGATCGCAGAAGAACTGATCAAGTTATAA
- a CDS encoding uracil-DNA glycosylase family protein produces MSDAVCRDLLEAADNLRHAVDQLKFAPPVSHVYNPLQYAGAAYEVYLRRFGNTRKRVLFLGMNPGPFGMMQVGIPFGEVQAVAGWLGIRAEISRPASEHPKRPIQGFSCTRSEVSGERLWGLFARRFSSANDFFREHLVVNYCPLVFLEETGRNRTPDKLPVAERQALYVACDLHLKQVVKAVQPEWIIGVGDFAARRAEEVCGSANCRIGKILHPSPASPAANRDWAGQATAQMIAMQVWK; encoded by the coding sequence ATGTCCGACGCGGTCTGTCGAGATCTCCTTGAGGCGGCTGACAACCTGCGGCATGCGGTTGATCAGCTGAAGTTCGCCCCGCCTGTTTCACACGTTTACAATCCCCTGCAATATGCGGGAGCGGCTTACGAGGTCTACCTGCGCCGTTTCGGCAACACACGCAAACGGGTTCTCTTTCTGGGCATGAACCCCGGGCCGTTCGGGATGATGCAGGTGGGCATTCCGTTTGGCGAAGTGCAAGCCGTTGCGGGATGGCTCGGAATACGTGCCGAAATTTCCCGGCCTGCGAGTGAACACCCCAAGCGCCCGATCCAGGGGTTTTCATGCACACGCTCAGAAGTCAGTGGCGAACGGCTCTGGGGACTGTTCGCGAGGCGCTTTTCCTCCGCGAACGACTTCTTCCGGGAACATCTCGTGGTGAATTACTGTCCGCTTGTTTTCCTCGAAGAAACGGGACGCAACCGCACTCCCGACAAACTTCCCGTTGCTGAACGGCAAGCGCTCTACGTGGCATGCGACCTTCATTTGAAACAAGTTGTGAAGGCAGTTCAGCCCGAATGGATCATCGGAGTTGGCGACTTCGCCGCACGCAGGGCTGAGGAGGTTTGCGGAAGCGCGAACTGCCGCATCGGAAAAATTCTTCATCCCAGTCCCGCGAGCCCGGCCGCGAATCGCGATTGGGCTGGCCAGGCAACGGCGCAAATGATTGCCATGCAGGTTTGGAAATGA
- a CDS encoding putative Na+/H+ antiporter, translated as MPAVKFLKQKWAWLSLLFLAVCWAETQGFGAEPPGNVTFPRPLNSYDSIEGASLWAELTSRVSKEPFNLLATILFLFAIIHTFLAPWFSHLAHRFAEEHQQKLRGEGRPLPERLPNGNRAEVSFKAEMCHFLGEVEAIFGIWVVPLLVLTAVFKGWGIARDYINHLSFTEPMFVVVIMLIAASRPVLKFAEKVMAGVAALGSGSVGAWWFSIMTVGPLLGSVITEPAAMTISAMLLREKFYDRKPSTMLAYATLGLLFVNVSVGGTLTHFAAPPVLMVAGKWGWDTPYMLLHFGWKSALGIITSNLLYFVWFRRELNTMTIAPQPKLQADSVRSDLPVPRWITCVHLLFLVWTVVHSHYPGLFIGGLLFFLAFTQATEPHQAELRLRPAFLVGFFLIGLVVHGSLQGWWIQPVLTRLGEVPLLLSAMVLTAFNDNAAITFLASQVPDFGISLKHAVVAGAVIGGGLTVIANAPNPAGQSILSRYFPDGVSAAKLFAGAAIPTALLAFIFLVFR; from the coding sequence ATGCCCGCCGTGAAATTCCTGAAGCAGAAATGGGCCTGGCTCAGCCTGTTGTTCCTTGCCGTTTGCTGGGCCGAGACGCAGGGCTTTGGCGCAGAGCCGCCCGGGAATGTGACCTTTCCGCGCCCGCTCAACAGTTACGACTCCATCGAAGGCGCATCGCTTTGGGCCGAACTGACTTCACGCGTGAGCAAGGAACCCTTCAACCTCCTTGCCACGATTCTGTTTCTGTTCGCCATCATCCACACTTTTCTCGCGCCGTGGTTCTCCCATCTGGCGCACCGGTTCGCGGAGGAGCATCAGCAAAAATTACGCGGTGAAGGACGTCCACTGCCCGAACGACTGCCGAATGGGAACCGGGCGGAGGTGAGTTTCAAGGCCGAGATGTGTCACTTTCTCGGCGAGGTGGAGGCAATCTTCGGAATCTGGGTTGTGCCGCTGCTCGTGCTGACCGCGGTGTTCAAGGGCTGGGGTATTGCGCGCGATTACATCAACCACCTCAGTTTCACGGAACCCATGTTCGTGGTGGTGATTATGCTCATCGCCGCAAGCCGCCCCGTGCTGAAATTTGCAGAAAAGGTCATGGCTGGGGTGGCGGCTTTGGGCAGCGGGTCGGTGGGAGCCTGGTGGTTTTCGATCATGACGGTTGGCCCGCTTCTCGGGTCCGTCATCACGGAGCCTGCTGCCATGACGATCTCCGCGATGCTGCTGCGCGAGAAGTTTTACGATCGAAAACCGAGCACGATGTTAGCGTACGCCACGCTTGGCCTGTTGTTTGTGAATGTGTCGGTGGGCGGAACACTGACTCACTTTGCCGCGCCGCCCGTCCTTATGGTGGCAGGAAAATGGGGATGGGATACGCCTTACATGCTACTGCACTTTGGCTGGAAATCCGCGCTTGGAATCATAACATCGAACCTTCTCTACTTTGTCTGGTTTCGGCGCGAGTTGAACACCATGACGATCGCTCCTCAACCGAAACTTCAGGCGGATTCCGTCCGCTCGGACCTTCCCGTGCCGCGCTGGATCACCTGCGTGCATCTGCTCTTCCTCGTGTGGACCGTTGTGCACAGCCACTATCCGGGGTTGTTTATTGGCGGATTGCTCTTTTTCCTCGCGTTCACGCAGGCCACGGAACCGCATCAAGCCGAGCTCCGTCTTCGTCCCGCTTTTCTCGTGGGCTTTTTCCTCATAGGGCTCGTGGTTCACGGAAGTTTGCAGGGGTGGTGGATTCAACCCGTGCTCACGCGGTTGGGCGAAGTTCCCTTGCTCCTCAGCGCCATGGTGCTCACGGCCTTCAATGACAACGCAGCCATTACTTTCCTGGCATCGCAGGTCCCCGACTTCGGCATTTCGCTGAAACACGCCGTCGTCGCCGGGGCAGTGATCGGCGGCGGTTTGACCGTGATTGCCAATGCGCCCAACCCAGCGGGCCAGTCAATTCTCTCGCGCTATTTTCCGGACGGGGTTTCGGCAGCGAAACTCTTCGCGGGCGCCGCAATACCGACCGCACTGCTGGCGTTCATCTTTCTTGTGTTCAGGTGA
- a CDS encoding DUF6596 domain-containing protein, with product MSAETFDVSQTLDHLFRHESGKMVAILTRIFGIEHLTLVEDVVQEALARAVQTWPFYGVPNNPSAWILRASRNLALDVVRRQKVFRDKEAEIVRLMDQPERATNEVSFAGDEFADDTLKLMFVCCHPSLAAEAQISLALNTLCGFSVAEIGRAFLTSEAAIAKRLTRAKQKIREARLRFEIPEGQELLQRVDAVLQSIYLLFNEGYKASSGDALVRADLCHEAIRLGGLLSKHPAGDTPRTHALLALMLLNAARLPARVHDDGTLLRLQEQDRSLWDQGMIARGMYHFTRSASGHALSEFHLQAGIVACHCASKDYDATDWPRILGLYDELVAMAPSPVIFLNRAIVVANVHGPDAGLAAVAAIKAVEPLQAYHLYHAVLGELELRRQRAAIAVGHFEQAHALATIPSEREFLEKRLAECRRNAESRHAPA from the coding sequence ATGTCTGCCGAAACGTTCGATGTATCGCAAACGCTCGACCACCTGTTCCGACATGAATCCGGAAAGATGGTTGCGATTCTCACCCGCATCTTTGGCATCGAGCATTTGACCCTTGTTGAAGATGTCGTACAAGAAGCGCTCGCGCGCGCTGTCCAGACCTGGCCCTTCTATGGTGTTCCCAACAATCCTTCCGCCTGGATCCTGCGCGCCTCCCGAAACCTGGCGCTGGATGTTGTGCGACGACAAAAGGTTTTTCGCGACAAAGAGGCCGAAATCGTTCGCCTGATGGATCAGCCCGAACGGGCCACCAACGAGGTCTCATTCGCGGGAGACGAGTTCGCGGACGACACGCTGAAACTGATGTTTGTGTGCTGTCACCCGTCCCTGGCTGCGGAAGCCCAGATATCGCTTGCCTTGAACACGCTCTGCGGGTTCAGCGTAGCCGAAATTGGTCGTGCTTTTCTCACGTCGGAAGCGGCAATCGCGAAACGCCTCACGCGCGCCAAACAGAAAATCCGCGAAGCGAGATTGCGTTTTGAAATCCCCGAGGGACAGGAACTGCTCCAGCGCGTCGACGCTGTGCTGCAGTCGATCTACCTTCTATTCAACGAAGGTTACAAGGCCAGCAGCGGCGATGCGCTGGTGCGGGCCGACCTGTGTCACGAGGCCATCCGCCTGGGCGGATTATTGTCGAAGCATCCGGCAGGAGACACCCCGCGGACGCACGCCCTGCTCGCTTTGATGCTGCTGAACGCGGCACGGCTTCCCGCGCGCGTGCATGACGATGGAACCCTCCTTCGATTGCAGGAACAGGATCGGTCATTGTGGGATCAAGGCATGATCGCGCGCGGGATGTATCACTTCACCCGCTCCGCGTCTGGTCATGCGCTCAGCGAATTTCATCTGCAAGCGGGAATTGTCGCATGTCATTGCGCATCGAAGGATTATGACGCCACGGACTGGCCGCGAATTCTCGGGCTTTATGATGAACTTGTGGCAATGGCTCCAAGTCCTGTGATCTTCCTGAACCGCGCAATTGTGGTGGCCAATGTCCACGGGCCTGATGCGGGCCTTGCTGCCGTGGCAGCCATCAAGGCCGTGGAACCGCTCCAGGCATATCACCTTTATCACGCAGTCCTCGGCGAACTCGAATTGCGGCGCCAGCGCGCGGCGATTGCTGTTGGGCATTTTGAGCAGGCACACGCGCTCGCAACGATCCCGTCCGAACGCGAGTTCCTGGAGAAACGCCTGGCCGAATGCCGCAGGAATGCCGAGTCAAGGCACGCGCCTGCGTAG
- a CDS encoding O-antigen ligase family protein, whose translation MRALNPLKPPVKIQSVRASTTRFDGRDAYALAFGLFLGLALLKFGNPVILDSKIAPPDTLLDLWSYPWPPRWSAMFLLLLSAPALLLGWRSVKEWKRWRLLLLLPLLWFGWQFVAAMWTVDHELTSLTLWHFAAVLACYFAGASCFFSERSLQWILAGLLAGFVWCTIRAVEQRLVEFPAEKQFLVESQAMGWTNLPPEMMAELREQQIIVTTNGVAIANPTIVQKYERGRVFGTLVYPNALAGAVLLLLPVGSALVVTQTRKFRPATRLAAIWLLLFLGGAALFWTGSKSGWLIAMAALGLTLLRLPWGKRLKWTVLIIMALIGVAAFAVRFQSYFASGATSVGARFDYWRAAVQTAAAHPITGTGPGTFQRPYENIKAPEAEMARLAHNDYLEQFSDSGFPGGILFATWILILMIQVLRKLWNAPLFQWTLFIGVLAWLLQGLSEFSLYIPALAYPAFLFAGWLARTIAKSDSHQGESG comes from the coding sequence GTGAGGGCGCTGAATCCCCTGAAACCGCCAGTCAAAATTCAAAGTGTTCGAGCCTCGACCACACGGTTCGATGGACGTGACGCCTACGCACTGGCATTTGGGTTGTTTCTCGGATTGGCGCTGCTGAAATTTGGGAACCCGGTCATTCTGGATTCCAAAATTGCCCCGCCAGACACCCTGCTGGATTTGTGGTCTTACCCGTGGCCACCACGATGGAGCGCCATGTTTCTTCTGTTACTTTCTGCGCCCGCGTTGCTGCTGGGCTGGAGATCCGTGAAAGAATGGAAGCGCTGGCGCTTGCTGCTGCTGCTGCCCCTGCTGTGGTTCGGATGGCAATTCGTTGCGGCCATGTGGACCGTCGACCACGAGCTCACGTCGCTGACGCTGTGGCATTTTGCCGCTGTGCTGGCGTGTTACTTCGCAGGCGCATCCTGTTTTTTCAGCGAGCGCTCGTTGCAATGGATCCTTGCGGGTCTGCTCGCCGGATTTGTCTGGTGCACCATTCGCGCCGTCGAACAAAGGCTGGTGGAGTTCCCGGCCGAAAAACAGTTCCTCGTCGAAAGCCAGGCCATGGGGTGGACAAACCTTCCGCCCGAGATGATGGCTGAACTCCGCGAGCAGCAAATTATCGTCACCACGAATGGCGTCGCCATAGCAAATCCCACGATTGTGCAGAAATACGAACGCGGACGGGTATTCGGAACGCTCGTTTATCCGAACGCCCTTGCAGGCGCCGTATTGCTGCTATTGCCCGTGGGGTCCGCCCTCGTTGTCACTCAAACGCGGAAGTTCCGTCCAGCAACGAGGCTCGCAGCGATCTGGCTGCTCTTGTTCCTGGGAGGTGCCGCACTGTTTTGGACTGGGTCAAAGTCGGGTTGGCTGATTGCGATGGCCGCACTTGGCCTCACGCTGTTGCGGCTGCCTTGGGGAAAGCGGTTGAAATGGACAGTGTTGATCATCATGGCACTCATCGGTGTCGCAGCGTTTGCGGTTCGTTTCCAAAGTTATTTCGCATCCGGTGCAACGAGCGTGGGAGCGCGGTTCGATTATTGGCGCGCGGCGGTGCAGACGGCTGCCGCGCATCCCATTACAGGAACGGGACCCGGAACCTTCCAAAGACCGTACGAAAATATAAAAGCGCCCGAAGCGGAAATGGCGCGCCTGGCGCACAACGATTACCTGGAACAATTCTCTGATTCCGGATTTCCAGGCGGCATCCTGTTCGCAACGTGGATTCTGATCCTGATGATCCAGGTGTTGCGCAAACTCTGGAACGCGCCGCTTTTTCAATGGACGCTGTTTATTGGCGTGCTTGCCTGGCTTCTTCAGGGACTTAGCGAGTTCAGCCTCTACATTCCCGCCCTGGCGTATCCCGCGTTCCTGTTCGCCGGCTGGCTTGCGCGAACCATCGCAAAATCAGATAGTCATCAGGGTGAATCCGGCTGA